The stretch of DNA TCGCACGCGTCCCCTCGACCATCTGTATCGGTATCAACCTGGTCGCGGTTTGAAACTAAGATGCAGTTGTCGCAAGCGTTGCCAATCCCGTCACCGTCAAAGTCTAATTGGTCGGGGTTGTACGCGAAGCGGCAGTTGTCGCAGGTGTTGTGCACGCCGTCGCCGTCGGAATCTACGCCTGCAGAATCGTCGTCGATCGGGCCGTTGCAGTTGTCGTCGATCCCGTTGCAGATCTCGGGAGCGCCGGGGTGAACGGTCGCCTTCGTGTCGTCGCAATCACTGCCATCCACGACATAGCCCGGAGGAGCTGAGCACGCTTGCAAAGTCACACCGGGATTCCCATAACCATCGCCGTCAGCATCGCGGTAGAACGACCCAAGAACGCACCCATACTCCCATGTGTCGGCGAGGTACGGGTAGTCAGGTGCTCCCCCTTGACCTGCGAAGAGCACCACGCGTTCCCTCGCGCTGTCGTAAGCCATGGCGGGGAGAGAGCGGGCAGAAGGGCTCGGGTGGGGTGTCTTCTCCGTCCACGTGGTGCCGTCCCACTCCCATGTGTCTCCGCGATAGGCAGAGAGATCCCAACCCCCGAAGAGCACAACCCGCTCACGCGCGCTGTCATAGGCCATCACGTGGTTCAATCGTGACGGCGGGCTTGTGGCGGGCGTGTTCTGCACCCACGCGGTCCCATCCCACTCCCACGTGTCGCCAAGAGGGCAGCTAGACTGACCGCAACCTCCGAAGATCACCACGCGCCCGCGCGTGCTGTCATACGCCATCGCGTCCTGATAGCGTGCGGACGGGCTCGTCGAAGGTGTCACTTCGACCCACGTGCTGCCGTCCCACTCCCAGGTGTCGGCGAGGCCCTGACCGCTGGGACCGGCACCTCCGAAAAGCACTATGCGGCGTCGGGCACTGTCGTACGCCATTGCATGGTCCCAGCGGGCTGGCGGACTCGTGGCGGGTGTCATCTGGATCCACGTGTTCCCGTCCCACTCCCAGGTGTCAGCGAGATGGACGTACGCCTCGGTACCCCCGAAGAGCACCACGCGCCCTCGTGCGCTGTCGTACGCCATCGCATGACCCCAGCGGACTGACGGACTCATGGCGGGCGTCATCTCAATCCAGGTGGTCCCATCCCACTCCCACGTGTCGCCGATGCCCGGGTAACCCCCGAAGATCACGACGCGCCCCCGTTCGCTGTCGTACGCCATTGCGTATTCTGTGCGGCCGGGCGGGTTCGTATCTGGCGTCTCAAGATACCAGGCGGTAGGGCCGGTAGCATCCGCCACCGGGCCTTCGTCGCTCCCGCGCAGGGCGGCTGGGCCCACGGCGAGGGTGGCCATCGGAGCGATCGTAAGCAGCACGCACACCACGGCCCGCCCACAAAGGACCAAACGAGTACGCATTGGCAGCTCCTGTCGGTTGCTGCCTTACTTGTACGCCGATCCGCTGCCATACGCGAGAAGATTCGGGTGGCGAGCAGCGCGGGGGTTGCGGACGGCGCGGCGAATGGTGTAGAACCCGTGACGTGGCTCGGGGCGGTCGCTGGCCGCGCCCTACAGCATGCAGAGCGGCATCATCGCGAGATCTCTATCTCTGAACCGACCGCCGCTCGTCCTTCTCCAGAATCGCGTACGTCCCTGGAAGGTCGCGGCAGCGTGGACGAACGCCGGCTACTCGCGCCTGAGCAGGACCTCGATTCGGTTAAGGTGATCGGTGTTGTAGCAATGCACCTGTCCGCGCAGGCCGAACACCTGAGAGAACGTTGGATTACGAGTGGCCACAACCACGAAACCCGGTTCGCGGACGAAACCAACCTCGTCACTCCATCCCCATTGCACCTCGCACTGCTGGGAACCCTGGGGGCCCCACGCTACGTCCATCAGGAGACCGACTTTGGTGTAAGCGGAGACATCGAATGGCTCGGATATCCAGTCTCCAGGGATATCGACGTTCACAGCGAGCACCAGCAGTTTGCTGAGGACGCCTGGCGGAGAGGTCCGGAGATTCCCGGCCATGTCGAGCGGCAGGTTCCCGACGTTGACCGCCCCGCCGACCTGCTGGACCGCCGGGAGGTTGGCCACGTTGACGGTGCCGTCGACGTTTTGCGTCGCGGGGAAGTTGGTGACCACCACCGGCGTTATGCGGGTCGACACTTGCGGTTCGATCTTCGCAGGCTCGGTAGGTTCCTGGGCGGTGGCGAGCGAGACGAACCCTAGGACGAGGCAGCAAACGACCACGGACAGGATGGTTCGGCGAGGCATTGGGACCCCCCTTCGAATAGGAACGTGAAGGACCAAAGCGCACGAGCGTCTACGGATTCGAGCACCCCGGCAGCACCGCTGGGTCCCTCCCGCTCAACTTCCCCCCGCTCGTCTTTCTCCCATACCTCGTCTGCCCCTGGTACGTCGCGGCGGTGACGTAGTAGTAGCCGTGGCCGGGTTGCGGCGTGGGGAGCGTGTCCGCGACGGCGAGGTATGCGCCCCGCGAGGGCGGGGCGAGCGGGTAATGGCATTGCAGCCCGTGCGCTTGCGACCAGGTTCCGACGGTGGCGAGGTCGCCCCAGTAGGTGTCGAAGTAGTCGGCGACGGGCATGCCCTCCGGAATGGCGGGGGTCCTAAAGCTGATCGTACTGGAAGCCGGCGAGTAGGTCTGGCGGATCTCGTACAACGTCGCGAAACCACTGATGGCGACGAGCCTGGCCTGTCCGGGGTAATTGGGACAGCCCCCATTGCCGCAATAGAGGGTGACAGGGAAGATAAGGCGACCATTGACGGCGTCGAAAACGACCGTCCAGCCAGACGTCCAGTACCTAATGTCAGAGAAGTACATAGGGGAAGACGGTCGTGCTGGGCGAATGTGGTCCAAGAAACCCCCAACGCCCGATCGGTCGTTGATCTGGGCGAGGGTCCGCGATGGAGTTCCATCAAAGGCCTTCACCGACACGCTGACGCCACTGCTCCCATTATAAAAGGAGGGAATGTCCCACTCCGGCTGGCCCCCGCCCCACACACTGAGGAACTGGCTCGCGTTGTCGATCGCGACGTTCGTGCCTCTCTCGAACAACGAGCCAGTGTCGGTATTCGAGGTGTCGACTTCTGCACAACTGAAACCAGGCTCGAAGAACACCCAATCGCTGCAATCCAGCGGCTGCCCCGGCTCGCTGGCCCAGGCCCCCAGATTTGCAACGAGGACGACAACCCCGACGAGCGCGACGAGTTTCATGGAAGGGCCCTCCTACCGCCGCCCCCTTGTACACCCGTTTCCGTTCTGGTAGAAGTCAGTCGCGTCAACGAAGCGAAAGGATCTCTTCGTCAAGAAAGCGCGACACGAGGCGAACGCGGTGATGCGA from Terriglobia bacterium encodes:
- a CDS encoding thrombospondin type 3 repeat-containing protein, with protein sequence MAYDSARRRIVLFGGAGPSGQGLADTWEWDGSTWVEVTPSTSPSARYQDAMAYDSTRGRVVIFGGCGQSSCPLGDTWEWDGTAWVQNTPATSPPSRLNHVMAYDSARERVVLFGGWDLSAYRGDTWEWDGTTWTEKTPHPSPSARSLPAMAYDSARERVVLFAGQGGAPDYPYLADTWEYGCVLGSFYRDADGDGYGNPGVTLQACSAPPGYVVDGSDCDDTKATVHPGAPEICNGIDDNCNGPIDDDSAGVDSDGDGVHNTCDNCRFAYNPDQLDFDGDGIGNACDNCILVSNRDQVDTDTDGRGDACDNCPTTYNPFQDDTDGDKVGDACDNCPLDYNPTQGDSNHNGVGDMCDLDDGLIYIYSTDKGYIEWQQENGPTSWNVYEGDLDVLRAIGEYTQPLGGNPLADRHCGVLDPWVEDFDPPPVGKVKFALVTGTQNGSEWSLGTDSHGNTRPNTNPCP